From Candidatus Mycalebacterium zealandia:
TTTGCCGTAAAGATTTTTCATCATACTCAAACTTTCTTTGATTTCCGGCGACAGTTTCGCGCCCTTTCCATCTTCAAGAAAAGCGGTTACCTGAGAATAGGTAAGACGCGCCGCGCTTTTGATGATGCTGTTGTAAATGTGAAAGTCCTCAAGCGTGCCGTCACGTGAAAACTCCATCTCAACAGTTTTTGTGAGACGGCCTTTGTTCGGAACAAGACTGCACAAATCGTTTGAAAGAGCTTCGGGAAGCATAGGTATGACGCGGGTGTCAAGATAGACGCTTGTGCCGCGCTTGAGCGCCTCTACGTCAAGGGGGCTTCCCTCCTTAACATAGTGGGAAACGTCCGCGATGCAGACCCACAAAGTGAATCCTGAACCCCGTTTTACAATGCCGACCGCGTCATCGTAGTCTTTGGCGTCGTCACCGTCTATCGTGAAAATGGTTTTCTTTCTGAGGTCAACCCTGCCATCGGCCGAATCAGACGGACGCCGTCTGCTCAACTCCCCGGCGTGCTTCAAAACCGTTTCGGGAAACTTGCCGGGAAGGGAATGTTTGTATTCAATAGCCTTTTTCTCGGTCTCAAACTCGCCCGCCCGTCCAATTATTTTTTCCACGCTTGCCACCGGAACAGCCTCTTTGCCACCGCTGGGGCGGGTGCCCGCATATCTAACTATCGCGAGATAGCCGTTTCTGAGTTTCGGCGCGCCGTCCTTTTTGCCGGAAACAAGGGCGTATTGAAAGTCCTCGCCTCTGGGAATAAGAACCACACCTCCTTCGGGTCCGGCAACGGCTTTGGCAAGAAAGGTTTCCGGAATCTGCCCGGGTTTTTTCGCCGCAGGTTTTGCCTTGCGTACGGACGGACGCCCGTTGCCGGGTTTGCGGCGCTTGGGGCGTTTTGTCAGCAATTTTTTATCCGGCGCGGAAAAGTTATGGAATTCAGGAAAGTCGCAAGCGCTCCTGAAATTGAAAAGATGCGCATCGGGGAACATTGTATATGGAATAAACGGGTTTTACACCTCTTGAAAAAAACACCCGTTTGTATACAATCGGGCGCACAAGCAAAGTCTTGTTCTACAGGGGTTTTAAAGTTGCTTAAAACAAACATTCCGGGAGGGATTGCCGTAGTCGCCTTTATTCTGCTCGTGGTGGGATTCGGCATTTCTCTGAACACCTCAATAAACTGGGGGCTTTACTTCAAAATCCTCGCCGTGGTCGGGTCCATCGCGCTCGCCGTGGCGCTCATAACGCGGTTTCTCCCGTCTTCGGAAAAAAACTGACCGAATTCCTAACTCACTATTCGCGGAGTGATAAAGAGAATGAGTTCTCTTTCCACCGTTTGCCTTTTTGAGCTTTTGAATATGGAGCCGAGAAGCGGAATTGATGACAAAACCGGCACTTTGGAACTGCTTTTGCTTGTGGTTGTGGTTGTGGTAACTATTCCGCCGAGCACTATCGTCTCGCCGTCTTCGGCAAGAACTCTGGTTTTCGCCTCATTCCGCCTGATTGAGGGTTGCGAACCAACTGCAAAAGTCGCGTCCGGAGAGTTATCCGTGATGGAAATATCCATAAAGATATTGCCGTCATTTGTGATTTTCGGCTTAACCTCAAGGCTTAAAGTGGCGTCCGCAAATTCGGTTTTGGTGCCCTGTTCGGACACAGTTGAAAACGGAATTGAGATTCCTTGCTCTATTCTTGCCACCGAATTGTCAACGGTGATGATTTTTGGAGAGGAAAGTATTTTCACCTTGCCTTTGTCTTCAAGCGCGGACAGGCGGATATCAAGGTCAAAAGTGCCCGCCAGATTTCCAAGAACAACCCCGAGCACCCCTCCGCTTCCCGTGCCGACCGCGGCGGGCATATCAACAATGAAACCGTCATCAACATTGCCAAAAGCAGTGTCTATCCGCGTTCTGCCAACTTGTATGCTTGCCGGAAATCGCGCGCCGGTGTTCTTGCTTGTGTAACGTGTTCCCCATTGAATTCCGAGTTCCCTTGAAAAGTCCGTGCCCGCCTGCACGATTCTTGACTCAATAAGTATTTTCGGCGTGGGCTTGTCCAGCGACTTTACGATTCCGCCAATCCGGGCAATATTGAGCCGCGTTTCAAGAACGGCAAGACTGTTGGTTCTTTCATCAACCGAGATCCTGCCTTGTTTTGTAAGAAAAGGTTTGATGCCCGTCGCTATGTCGCGCGCCGTTGCGTAATTCACAAAAAACTGTTTGGACACGAGTTTTTCCGTTTTCTCAACAAGTTGCGCCGTGTCAGACGCCTCTCTGCGCCTTTTGCTTATGTTTTCAAGCGATGAAATCTTGACGACATTGCCCTCGACAAAAGCGCCCAAACCGTTCTCGGCAAGCACAATGGAAAGTACCTGATCCCAGGGAACATCACGCAGCTCCATATAAACAGTTCCACTCACATCGCCCGTGATGATAATGTTGAAGCCGCCAATTT
This genomic window contains:
- a CDS encoding VacB/RNase II family 3'-5' exoribonuclease, whose product is MFPDAHLFNFRSACDFPEFHNFSAPDKKLLTKRPKRRKPGNGRPSVRKAKPAAKKPGQIPETFLAKAVAGPEGGVVLIPRGEDFQYALVSGKKDGAPKLRNGYLAIVRYAGTRPSGGKEAVPVASVEKIIGRAGEFETEKKAIEYKHSLPGKFPETVLKHAGELSRRRPSDSADGRVDLRKKTIFTIDGDDAKDYDDAVGIVKRGSGFTLWVCIADVSHYVKEGSPLDVEALKRGTSVYLDTRVIPMLPEALSNDLCSLVPNKGRLTKTVEMEFSRDGTLEDFHIYNSIIKSAARLTYSQVTAFLEDGKGAKLSPEIKESLSMMKNLYGKMKKRSLEGGELDFDLPEPELVRNSLGVVQDVRNAQRGVANMIIEQFMIAANRAVGSRLCDGEGWGVYRVHEPPTSESLSDLSAELGKLGYKASIERRLAGKAIQKLLADFRDKKQEGAVKMMVLKSLQRAVYSTREVGHFGLGIERYSHFTSPIRRYPDIIAHRMVDRLSCKGRSGYARGPLDNLCEMASVLERKAEKAERETVGLETANFMKTLTGRKFTGKVISILPFGMFLELKEICAEGFVPRERMKRGGRRKWFNLGDELKLRVVGADLEKRRTIMETV
- the pilQ gene encoding type IV pilus secretin PilQ, whose protein sequence is MRVAKEFISFCIVCAVFVFCAPALSAAQNAPDSDVAWAFDFRYSSFGADEPVYRGGKGTFIYKGADTREVIMQIAQIGGFNIIITGDVSGTVYMELRDVPWDQVLSIVLAENGLGAFVEGNVVKISSLENISKRRREASDTAQLVEKTEKLVSKQFFVNYATARDIATGIKPFLTKQGRISVDERTNSLAVLETRLNIARIGGIVKSLDKPTPKILIESRIVQAGTDFSRELGIQWGTRYTSKNTGARFPASIQVGRTRIDTAFGNVDDGFIVDMPAAVGTGSGGVLGVVLGNLAGTFDLDIRLSALEDKGKVKILSSPKIITVDNSVARIEQGISIPFSTVSEQGTKTEFADATLSLEVKPKITNDGNIFMDISITDNSPDATFAVGSQPSIRRNEAKTRVLAEDGETIVLGGIVTTTTTTSKSSSKVPVLSSIPLLGSIFKSSKRQTVERELILFITPRIVS